A genomic region of Salinibacter pepae contains the following coding sequences:
- a CDS encoding sulfite exporter TauE/SafE family protein: MSVEFWYMFPIGIAIATIAMASGVGGATFFSPLFILGLGLSPELAVGAGLVVEVFGFGSGVYAYVRRQLIDYRVGGMLLAATVPAAVAGVVIAHFADADILKVILGMGLFAVAVSFLRAPDDEMEATLENMAHEDPDEAETCLVTAEDEEICYTVCNTTEGRLISGIGGLFVGMVSSGLGELNGYFLLQRCRVPSSVAVATSVFVVAITALIASVGHIFQVAQGGLTGLATMGRLLLFTVPEVVIGAQLGPELARRVPDRVMEIGLGGLFTITAGLLLFEAGLH, encoded by the coding sequence ATGAGCGTCGAATTCTGGTACATGTTTCCCATCGGCATTGCCATCGCCACCATCGCGATGGCCTCGGGCGTCGGGGGCGCCACCTTCTTCTCCCCGCTTTTTATCCTGGGGCTCGGCCTGTCGCCGGAGCTGGCCGTGGGGGCGGGCCTCGTGGTTGAGGTGTTCGGCTTCGGCAGCGGCGTCTACGCCTACGTGCGGCGACAGCTCATCGACTACCGGGTGGGCGGCATGCTGCTCGCGGCCACCGTGCCGGCCGCCGTCGCCGGGGTCGTGATCGCCCACTTTGCGGACGCCGACATCCTGAAGGTCATCCTCGGAATGGGGCTCTTCGCCGTTGCGGTGAGCTTCCTGCGGGCCCCGGACGACGAGATGGAGGCGACGCTCGAGAACATGGCGCACGAGGATCCGGACGAGGCGGAGACGTGCCTCGTGACGGCCGAAGACGAAGAGATCTGCTATACCGTGTGCAACACGACCGAAGGTCGCCTCATCTCCGGCATCGGGGGGCTGTTCGTCGGCATGGTGTCGTCCGGCCTCGGCGAACTCAATGGCTATTTCCTTCTCCAGCGGTGCCGCGTGCCCAGCAGCGTGGCGGTGGCCACGAGCGTCTTCGTCGTCGCGATTACGGCGCTTATCGCCTCCGTCGGGCACATTTTTCAGGTGGCCCAAGGCGGGCTCACCGGCCTTGCCACCATGGGCCGCCTCCTGCTTTTTACGGTGCCAGAGGTCGTCATCGGGGCCCAACTCGGGCCCGAGCTGGCCAGGCGCGTGCCGGATCGGGTGATGGAGATTGGGCTCGGGGGCCTGTTCACCATCACAGCGGGCCTGCTGCTCTTCGAGGCCGGGCTGCACTGA
- a CDS encoding lysylphosphatidylglycerol synthase transmembrane domain-containing protein, whose amino-acid sequence MPSSPPPLPSSDLGEADLNRSPQPQASGSARNIVVSLLLSGLVLAGVGYATFDAGAFRRLIQHLRPGLLAAALAVAIARIGLGGWRLRQVSEGRLSLRSGTRGQLAWDFFSSVTPSVVGGGPVAAFYVARDEDLAVGESAALLFFCVLLDQLWFLVAIPLLVLATFTIDLLPRAAGAVGGWTLLAYFGGLGGWAALYAYATLVRPRLLVAGADWCVRWPYLRRFRKTVMPEMRAYFRRARHLGSRPPAFYASGFALTALTWIARYALVVLVVRSVYAADALLLFARSAAMMLVGLIMPTPGGSGGLEGLYALFIGPLMPEALLAPTLLTWRLLGYYLFIALGASLFLHQLHQRRATGAPPR is encoded by the coding sequence ATGCCCTCGTCCCCGCCCCCATTGCCGTCCTCAGACCTTGGTGAAGCGGACCTGAACCGGTCTCCGCAGCCCCAGGCCTCTGGCTCCGCCCGCAACATTGTGGTGTCCCTCCTGCTGAGCGGGCTGGTGCTGGCCGGGGTCGGGTACGCCACCTTCGACGCCGGCGCCTTCCGCCGCCTGATCCAACACCTGCGCCCGGGACTGCTGGCCGCGGCCCTCGCCGTCGCCATCGCCCGCATCGGCCTCGGGGGGTGGCGCCTCCGCCAGGTCTCGGAGGGCCGCCTCTCCCTCCGGAGCGGCACCCGCGGGCAGCTGGCCTGGGACTTCTTCTCCAGCGTCACCCCCTCGGTCGTCGGCGGCGGCCCGGTGGCCGCCTTCTACGTGGCCCGCGACGAGGACCTCGCGGTTGGGGAGTCGGCCGCCCTCCTGTTCTTCTGCGTCCTGCTGGACCAGCTCTGGTTCCTGGTCGCCATCCCGCTGCTGGTCCTGGCCACCTTTACCATCGACCTGCTGCCCCGCGCGGCCGGCGCGGTCGGGGGGTGGACCCTGCTTGCCTACTTCGGCGGGCTGGGGGGCTGGGCGGCCCTCTACGCCTACGCCACCCTGGTCCGCCCCCGCCTGCTGGTGGCGGGGGCCGACTGGTGCGTCCGGTGGCCCTACCTGCGCCGCTTCCGCAAGACGGTCATGCCGGAGATGCGGGCCTACTTCCGGCGGGCGCGCCACCTCGGGAGCCGCCCCCCTGCCTTCTACGCCTCCGGCTTCGCCCTGACGGCCCTCACCTGGATCGCCCGCTACGCCCTCGTGGTTCTCGTCGTCCGCAGCGTCTACGCGGCCGACGCCCTGCTTCTCTTTGCCCGCTCGGCGGCAATGATGCTGGTGGGCCTGATCATGCCCACCCCCGGGGGCTCCGGCGGCCTGGAGGGCCTCTACGCCCTCTTCATCGGCCCGCTGATGCCGGAGGCGCTCCTGGCCCCCACCCTCCTGACCTGGCGCCTGCTGGGCTACTACCTCTTCATCGCGCTCGGGGCCTCCCTCTTCCTCCACCAACTGCACCAAAGACGGGCCACCGGGGCGCCCCCGCGATGA
- a CDS encoding sigma 54-interacting transcriptional regulator — MSTDDPLHVLMLEDVATDAELVRRELEQEGFDFEAERVTTEQGFTQALDAFAPDIILADYSLPRYDGLSALEVARAERPHVPVVFVSGAIGEERAIETLKQGATDYVLKDKLSRLGPAVRRALREAEERRARREAEAALRRAHDELEQKVAARTAELRDANDALKEEIEERTRAERALRKSRERLTRIIDSAIDAIISIDASLEVHLFNAAAEEIFQCSAEAMEGESLAAFLADPFEALVHRHIDAHQEAQAGDGTAPEAAGRYLTAPDGLQARRADGTTFPVEATLCPVRLPAEDRYLIILRDVDELKQAEEEVAQLESERLYLQEELKSEYNFDEIVGTSAPMQSVFDAIDQVANTETTVLVTGETGTGKELVARALHERSRRADQVFVKMNCAALSTDLIESELFGHEQGAFTGATERREGRFELADGGTLLLDEIGELPLETQAKLLRVLQHQTFERVGGSETIEVDTRILAATNRDLEAAVEAGNFRSDLYYRLNIFPIKLPPLRNRTGDIPLLAEHFCEMYAARTGKDIDGFHPDAMAALQGYDWPGNVRELANIVERAVILTRDQKIRAEHLSIEADTDAPGPASFETLEEAQRRHIERALEVTDGVVGGDEGAARLLDVKRTTLLSRMDRLGIDPEVHRP, encoded by the coding sequence ATGTCGACCGACGACCCGCTTCACGTTTTGATGCTGGAGGACGTGGCCACCGACGCCGAGCTCGTGCGGCGCGAGCTGGAGCAAGAGGGGTTTGACTTCGAGGCGGAGCGGGTGACCACCGAGCAGGGCTTCACGCAGGCGCTCGATGCGTTTGCCCCCGATATCATTCTGGCCGACTACTCGCTCCCCCGCTACGACGGCCTGTCGGCCCTGGAGGTGGCCCGGGCAGAGCGGCCGCACGTCCCGGTCGTGTTCGTCTCCGGCGCCATTGGCGAGGAGCGGGCCATCGAGACGCTCAAGCAGGGGGCCACGGACTACGTGCTAAAAGACAAGCTCTCCCGGCTGGGGCCCGCCGTGCGCCGGGCCCTCCGCGAGGCCGAAGAGCGGCGGGCGCGCCGCGAGGCCGAGGCCGCCCTCCGCCGGGCCCACGACGAGCTGGAGCAGAAGGTGGCGGCCCGCACCGCGGAGCTGCGGGACGCAAACGATGCCCTGAAAGAAGAAATCGAGGAGCGCACACGCGCCGAGCGGGCCCTGCGCAAGAGCCGCGAGCGCCTGACCCGCATCATCGATTCGGCGATCGATGCCATCATCAGCATCGACGCGTCACTGGAGGTGCACCTGTTCAACGCGGCCGCCGAGGAGATTTTTCAGTGCTCCGCCGAGGCCATGGAGGGGGAGTCGCTCGCCGCCTTCCTCGCCGACCCGTTCGAGGCGCTCGTGCACCGCCACATCGACGCCCACCAGGAGGCCCAGGCCGGCGACGGGACCGCCCCGGAGGCGGCGGGGCGTTACCTGACGGCACCGGACGGCCTGCAGGCGCGCCGGGCCGACGGCACGACGTTTCCGGTCGAGGCCACGCTGTGCCCCGTCCGGCTCCCGGCAGAGGACCGCTACCTCATTATTCTCCGCGACGTGGACGAGCTGAAGCAGGCCGAAGAAGAGGTCGCCCAGCTCGAGTCCGAACGCTTGTACCTGCAGGAGGAGCTCAAAAGCGAGTACAACTTCGACGAGATCGTCGGCACCTCCGCGCCGATGCAGTCCGTATTCGACGCCATCGACCAGGTGGCCAACACCGAGACCACCGTCCTCGTCACCGGCGAAACCGGCACGGGCAAGGAGCTCGTGGCCCGGGCCCTCCACGAGCGCAGCCGCCGGGCCGATCAGGTGTTCGTAAAAATGAACTGCGCGGCCCTCTCCACCGACCTCATCGAGAGCGAGCTGTTTGGCCACGAACAGGGGGCCTTTACCGGCGCTACCGAACGGCGCGAGGGCCGCTTCGAGTTGGCCGACGGGGGCACCCTCCTCCTCGACGAGATCGGTGAGCTGCCGCTCGAGACCCAGGCGAAACTGCTCCGCGTCCTGCAGCACCAGACCTTCGAGCGCGTCGGGGGAAGCGAGACCATCGAGGTGGACACCCGCATCCTCGCGGCCACCAACCGCGACCTGGAGGCGGCGGTGGAGGCGGGGAATTTCCGGTCGGACCTCTACTACCGCCTCAACATTTTCCCCATCAAGCTCCCCCCGCTCCGCAACCGCACGGGCGACATTCCGCTGCTGGCAGAGCACTTCTGCGAGATGTACGCCGCCCGCACGGGCAAAGACATCGACGGCTTCCACCCGGACGCGATGGCTGCACTGCAGGGGTACGACTGGCCCGGCAACGTGCGGGAGCTGGCCAACATCGTCGAGCGGGCCGTCATCCTCACCCGAGACCAAAAAATTCGGGCCGAGCACCTGTCGATCGAGGCGGACACCGACGCGCCGGGCCCCGCCTCCTTCGAGACCCTGGAGGAGGCGCAGCGCCGTCATATCGAGCGGGCGCTTGAGGTAACCGATGGGGTCGTCGGCGGGGACGAGGGCGCCGCTCGGCTTCTGGACGTGAAGCGGACCACGCTCCTCTCCCGGATGGACCGGCTGGGCATCGACCCCGAGGTGCACCGGCCGTAG
- a CDS encoding MlaD family protein, with translation MSTDRNEEKEQERFWNEFRIGVLAVGAIALLFLGVRFLQGTPLLGSTYALIAQFESADGIAEGTPVTVRGLPVGTVDNVSLSEQGGVRARLRIQDEVGLTEGTTASIRGLAALDDVSVSLQRTPGGEPLAPGARIPTAQGGTLDQLRKRAVPIAQRVDSALAEATGTFSEARQVLGNSEPEVQTLLTNLRSASAGVESFVQNERDRLHRVLAHLEETSASMEALAGNLEHVAASNRDTLEQTVQDAERTVHHTRRTAKSLAQSAQELETILSGLRRGEGTAGQLLTDPRLYRRLDSISVRVDSILSDFQRRPGHYLDTTVEIF, from the coding sequence ATGAGTACAGACCGTAACGAAGAGAAGGAACAGGAGCGCTTCTGGAACGAGTTCCGCATCGGCGTCCTCGCCGTGGGGGCGATCGCCCTCCTGTTCCTGGGCGTTCGGTTCTTGCAGGGGACCCCTCTTCTGGGAAGCACCTACGCCCTGATCGCCCAGTTTGAGAGCGCAGACGGAATCGCCGAGGGCACGCCCGTGACCGTGCGGGGGCTTCCGGTGGGCACCGTCGACAACGTGTCCCTTAGCGAGCAGGGCGGGGTGCGTGCCCGGCTCCGCATCCAGGACGAGGTGGGGTTAACGGAGGGCACCACCGCCTCCATCCGGGGCCTCGCGGCGCTCGACGACGTGAGCGTCTCCCTCCAGCGCACGCCGGGCGGGGAGCCCCTCGCCCCCGGGGCCCGCATCCCCACCGCCCAGGGGGGCACGCTGGACCAGCTCCGGAAACGGGCCGTGCCGATCGCGCAGCGGGTGGACAGTGCACTCGCCGAGGCCACCGGCACGTTTTCGGAGGCGCGGCAGGTGCTGGGCAACTCGGAGCCGGAGGTGCAGACCCTTCTGACCAACCTCCGGTCCGCGTCCGCCGGGGTCGAGTCGTTCGTGCAGAACGAGCGCGACCGGCTGCACCGCGTGCTGGCCCACCTCGAAGAAACGTCCGCGTCGATGGAGGCCCTTGCCGGCAACCTTGAGCACGTCGCCGCCAGCAACCGCGACACCCTCGAACAGACCGTGCAGGACGCGGAGCGAACCGTCCATCACACGCGCCGGACCGCAAAGTCGCTCGCACAGAGTGCCCAGGAACTGGAAACCATCCTGTCCGGTCTGCGCCGGGGCGAGGGCACTGCCGGGCAGCTCCTGACCGATCCCCGCCTCTACCGACGGCTCGATTCCATCTCGGTCCGCGTCGACAGCATCCTCAGCGATTTCCAGCGGCGTCCCGGGCACTACCTCGATACGACCGTCGAGATTTTCTGA
- a CDS encoding DUF4279 domain-containing protein yields MPDASNEPVRFGFSATLRVLCAADRHDEIETVTGLTPTHQHEHGDPGLLGRPWPKDLWGLESPLPRGAPLDKHLGWLWERVQPHQAFFRELAAEDGIDVDLFCGYRSDCAECGFEVQPEALEIVQALSIPLEVSVVFE; encoded by the coding sequence ATGCCCGACGCGTCGAACGAACCCGTCCGGTTCGGCTTCTCGGCCACGCTCCGCGTCCTGTGTGCAGCCGACCGGCACGACGAGATCGAGACGGTCACCGGCCTAACGCCAACGCATCAGCACGAGCACGGCGATCCGGGCCTCCTGGGCCGTCCCTGGCCGAAGGACCTTTGGGGGCTCGAGTCGCCCCTGCCCCGCGGCGCCCCACTGGACAAACACCTAGGATGGCTCTGGGAGCGGGTACAGCCGCACCAGGCGTTCTTTCGCGAGCTCGCCGCGGAAGACGGGATCGACGTCGACCTGTTCTGCGGCTACCGGAGCGACTGCGCCGAATGTGGCTTTGAGGTGCAGCCCGAGGCCCTGGAGATCGTGCAGGCCCTGTCGATTCCCCTTGAGGTGTCGGTCGTGTTCGAGTAG
- a CDS encoding ABC transporter ATP-binding protein — translation MIEIENVHKSFGDTEVLTGVDLEIEDCNLFAIIGHSGSGKSVLLRHLVGLLRPDRGAVRVGGTNLAGLPDDELEAVRRRFGMLFQGGALFDSMTVYDNVALPLRLLDDQSDAEIEERVMTELERVEIAGAADQMPASLSGGQVKRASLARAIVREPKYLFYDEPSSGLDPRTSGVIDTLIQRLSETLCRMGIMVTHDMHSVLSIADKVGFLHEGTMRFVGAVDELRRCDDPILCGFVEANAYEL, via the coding sequence ATGATCGAGATCGAAAATGTCCATAAGTCGTTCGGGGACACCGAGGTGCTCACCGGCGTGGATCTTGAAATTGAGGACTGCAACCTCTTCGCCATCATCGGCCACTCCGGCTCCGGCAAGAGCGTCCTGCTCCGCCACCTCGTCGGGCTGCTGCGGCCGGACCGTGGGGCGGTGCGCGTGGGGGGCACCAACCTCGCGGGCCTGCCCGACGACGAGCTGGAGGCGGTGCGGCGGCGCTTCGGGATGCTCTTTCAGGGCGGGGCCCTGTTCGATTCGATGACGGTGTACGACAACGTGGCCCTCCCCCTTCGCCTGCTCGACGATCAGTCGGACGCCGAGATCGAGGAGCGGGTGATGACGGAGCTGGAGCGCGTGGAGATCGCGGGCGCGGCCGACCAGATGCCGGCCTCCCTCTCGGGCGGGCAGGTGAAGCGCGCCTCCCTGGCGCGGGCGATCGTTCGCGAGCCGAAGTACCTGTTCTACGACGAGCCCAGCAGCGGCCTCGACCCCCGCACCTCCGGCGTCATCGACACCCTCATCCAGCGGCTGTCGGAAACGCTCTGCCGAATGGGGATCATGGTCACCCACGACATGCACTCGGTGCTGTCCATCGCCGACAAGGTTGGGTTTCTGCACGAGGGCACGATGCGGTTCGTGGGGGCCGTCGACGAGTTGCGGCGCTGCGACGACCCGATCCTCTGCGGCTTCGTGGAGGCCAATGCCTACGAGTTGTGA
- a CDS encoding MlaE family ABC transporter permease, producing the protein MLHTLRAHSVALFRHVGAFLLLMAKAVRSPIYDRATYRQNLARQMRQIGVESLPIVAVAAAFTGGVTTEQTIYQMRYPLIPESTIGAIVVPSVILEFGALITAFILAGRVSARIAAELGSMRIGGQIEALSVMGVSASGYLVLPRVLAGVLAFPLLYVVASTVGSAAGLGIAAASGDVTTAQFLTGARSFFTGFMAVYGLVKAVVFGFLITAIPCYVGFHADGGARGVGRSATRAAVGACMFVLVADYLLALLML; encoded by the coding sequence ATGCTGCACACCCTCCGAGCACACAGCGTCGCGCTCTTTCGCCACGTCGGGGCGTTCCTTCTTCTAATGGCCAAGGCCGTCCGGAGTCCCATCTACGACAGGGCGACCTACCGCCAAAACCTCGCCCGGCAGATGCGGCAGATTGGCGTTGAGTCGCTGCCCATCGTGGCCGTGGCGGCGGCGTTCACCGGCGGCGTCACCACGGAGCAGACGATCTACCAGATGCGCTATCCCCTCATCCCCGAGAGCACGATCGGTGCCATCGTGGTGCCCTCCGTCATTCTGGAGTTTGGGGCGCTCATTACGGCCTTTATCCTGGCGGGGCGCGTGAGCGCCCGGATCGCGGCGGAGCTCGGGTCCATGCGCATCGGCGGACAGATTGAGGCGCTCAGCGTGATGGGCGTGAGCGCGTCCGGATACCTCGTCCTGCCGCGCGTGCTGGCGGGCGTCCTTGCGTTTCCGCTGCTGTACGTCGTCGCCAGCACGGTGGGGAGCGCCGCCGGCCTCGGGATTGCCGCCGCGTCCGGCGACGTGACGACCGCGCAGTTCCTCACGGGGGCCCGGTCGTTCTTTACGGGCTTCATGGCGGTCTACGGCCTGGTGAAGGCCGTCGTCTTCGGGTTTTTGATCACGGCCATCCCGTGCTACGTCGGCTTCCACGCCGATGGCGGGGCGCGGGGCGTGGGCCGGAGCGCCACGCGGGCGGCGGTGGGCGCCTGTATGTTCGTCCTGGTCGCCGACTACCTCCTCGCCCTCCTCATGCTCTGA
- a CDS encoding glycoside hydrolase family 15 protein — MNTASTSPSGSSYRPIEDYGVIGDMHTVALVGTDGSIDWCCLPRFDGPSVFARLLDAETGGHFQVALCGDDVTTKQFYWPDTNVLVTRFLSNDGVGEVRDFMPVAGRAAESDRRQIIRMVRAVRGTVTFRVSCRPAFDYARADHETVRTNRGVCFHGDEQALSLATEIDLARDGDGVAADVTLREGASTTLLLRDIDPGEGCAPTLSPEAAERAFRDTVQYWRDWLRQCTYTGRWREEVRRSALALKLLTYEPTGAIVAAPTCSLPEDIGGERNWDYRYTWIRDAAFTLYAFLRIGFIDEARDFIGFLTRSCQLDTAGEGPLQIMYGIDGCTDLTEETLDHLEGYRGSSPVRIGNGAYDQLQLDIYGELIDAIYLHDKYGVPISYETWQSVRHFVNWVCDHWRRADEGVWEVRGGQQQFVYSKLMCWVAVDRALRLSRKRSLPAPETEWQQCRDAIYAAIMEKGWSDERQAFTQQFGGDTLDASTLMMPLVRFISPGDRRLLSTLAETLKSPDQGGLVSNGLVYRYNVEETEEGLEGEEGTFNICTFWLVEALTRASAVEPERLEDARLTFEQMLGYANHLGLYAEETGTHGEALGNFPQAFTHLALISAAYNLDRRLGELR; from the coding sequence ATGAATACGGCTTCGACGTCCCCATCCGGAAGCAGCTACCGTCCCATCGAGGACTACGGGGTCATTGGCGACATGCACACCGTCGCGCTCGTCGGCACCGACGGCTCCATCGACTGGTGCTGCCTGCCCCGGTTCGACGGGCCGAGCGTCTTCGCCCGGCTCCTGGACGCCGAAACGGGCGGGCACTTCCAGGTCGCGCTGTGCGGAGACGACGTCACGACGAAGCAGTTCTACTGGCCCGACACGAACGTGCTGGTGACGCGCTTTCTGTCGAACGACGGCGTGGGGGAGGTGCGCGACTTCATGCCGGTGGCCGGGCGCGCCGCCGAGTCGGACCGGCGGCAGATCATCCGCATGGTGCGGGCCGTGCGCGGGACCGTGACGTTCCGGGTGTCGTGCCGCCCGGCCTTCGACTACGCCCGGGCCGACCACGAGACGGTCCGCACCAATCGGGGCGTCTGCTTCCACGGCGACGAGCAGGCGCTCAGCCTGGCGACGGAGATCGACTTGGCGCGAGACGGCGACGGCGTGGCGGCGGACGTGACGCTGCGGGAGGGCGCGAGCACGACGCTCCTCCTCCGCGACATCGACCCCGGGGAGGGGTGCGCACCGACCCTGAGCCCGGAGGCGGCCGAGCGCGCCTTCCGCGACACCGTGCAGTACTGGCGCGACTGGCTGCGTCAGTGCACCTACACCGGCCGCTGGCGCGAGGAGGTCCGCCGATCGGCCCTCGCCCTCAAACTGCTCACCTACGAGCCCACCGGGGCCATCGTGGCGGCGCCCACCTGCAGCCTGCCGGAAGACATCGGCGGGGAACGCAACTGGGACTACCGCTACACCTGGATTCGCGATGCCGCCTTCACGCTGTATGCCTTCCTCCGCATCGGCTTTATCGACGAGGCGCGCGACTTCATCGGCTTCCTCACCCGGTCGTGCCAGCTGGACACTGCCGGCGAGGGGCCGCTCCAGATCATGTACGGCATTGACGGATGCACCGACCTCACCGAGGAGACGCTCGACCACCTGGAGGGCTACCGGGGCTCCTCTCCCGTTCGCATCGGCAACGGCGCCTACGACCAGCTCCAGCTCGACATCTACGGCGAGCTCATCGACGCCATCTACCTGCACGACAAGTACGGCGTGCCCATCTCGTACGAGACGTGGCAGTCGGTGCGCCACTTCGTGAACTGGGTCTGCGACCACTGGCGCCGAGCCGACGAGGGCGTGTGGGAGGTGCGCGGCGGACAGCAGCAGTTCGTCTACTCGAAGCTCATGTGCTGGGTCGCCGTCGACCGCGCCCTCCGCCTCTCGCGCAAGCGGTCCCTTCCGGCCCCGGAGACCGAGTGGCAGCAGTGCCGCGACGCAATCTACGCGGCGATCATGGAGAAGGGCTGGAGCGACGAGCGGCAGGCGTTCACGCAGCAGTTCGGGGGCGACACGCTCGACGCGTCGACCCTCATGATGCCGCTGGTGCGATTCATCTCGCCGGGCGACCGGCGCCTTTTGAGTACCCTCGCGGAGACCCTCAAGTCTCCCGATCAGGGCGGGCTCGTCTCCAACGGGCTCGTCTACCGCTACAACGTGGAGGAGACCGAGGAGGGCCTGGAGGGGGAGGAGGGCACGTTCAACATCTGTACGTTCTGGCTGGTGGAGGCGCTCACGCGGGCCAGCGCGGTCGAGCCGGAGCGGCTGGAGGACGCGCGCCTCACTTTCGAGCAGATGCTCGGCTACGCGAATCACCTCGGCCTCTACGCGGAGGAGACGGGCACCCACGGCGAGGCCCTCGGCAACTTCCCACAGGCCTTCACGCACCTCGCCCTCATCAGCGCCGCCTACAACCTCGACCGGAGGTTGGGGGAGTTGAGGTGA
- a CDS encoding trypsin-like peptidase domain-containing protein, which translates to MRFVLPLLFALALVPPAHGQPASAEAPTPRSLAQLSNEAQALARQVRRAVVQVKVRRGPGLQGSGEGSARWSEVSGTGSGFFVDSAGLVVTNAHVVAEATEVWVQRAAPPPPPPGEASLLRPRGSLLKAEVVGVDPETDVAVLDVSGTGYPTLPFGNSDRLRRGQTVFAFGGPMGLENSMTMGIVSATARQMRPGDPMVYVQTDASINPGSSGGPLVNTVGEVVGLNTFNVSKSGGSQGLGFAGPSNIVEAVYRQIRAHGHVRRGTIGVNAQTITPEMAQELKVSQGYRVVLGDVSPRSPAERAGLRPGDIVTHLDGERMHNGRELDVNLYPKVGATVTLGVVRGDSTFEQRVRVVRRENPSARFNEMADAEDHLVGRLGILGLPLTDEVAQHIPTLRVPSGVVVAASNRPAAPWGDQLRPGDVIYTVEGKRVSGPGDLRALLRSDETDGRVLAHVLRDGTMHYLVLPVG; encoded by the coding sequence ATGCGATTCGTCCTGCCCCTGCTTTTCGCACTGGCGCTTGTCCCTCCGGCCCACGGCCAGCCCGCATCGGCCGAGGCCCCCACTCCCAGGTCGCTTGCGCAACTGAGCAACGAGGCCCAGGCGCTGGCCCGTCAGGTGCGCCGGGCCGTCGTGCAGGTGAAAGTGCGACGGGGACCGGGCCTTCAGGGCTCCGGAGAGGGATCGGCGCGGTGGTCCGAGGTTTCCGGGACCGGCTCGGGATTCTTCGTGGACTCGGCGGGGCTTGTCGTCACGAACGCACACGTCGTGGCGGAGGCGACGGAGGTGTGGGTCCAGCGCGCAGCGCCGCCGCCCCCGCCGCCGGGAGAGGCGTCCCTCCTCCGTCCCCGTGGCTCGCTGCTGAAGGCGGAGGTGGTGGGCGTCGACCCCGAGACCGACGTCGCCGTGCTCGATGTGTCCGGGACGGGCTATCCCACGTTGCCGTTCGGCAACTCCGACCGGCTGCGACGGGGACAGACGGTCTTTGCCTTCGGCGGCCCCATGGGCCTGGAGAACTCCATGACGATGGGGATCGTCAGCGCCACGGCCCGGCAGATGCGCCCCGGCGACCCGATGGTCTACGTGCAGACCGACGCCTCCATCAACCCGGGGAGCAGCGGCGGGCCGCTGGTCAATACGGTGGGGGAAGTGGTGGGCCTCAACACATTCAACGTCTCGAAGTCCGGCGGAAGCCAGGGCCTCGGGTTCGCCGGGCCCAGCAACATCGTGGAGGCGGTGTACCGGCAGATCCGGGCGCACGGACACGTGCGACGGGGCACCATCGGGGTGAACGCGCAGACAATCACGCCGGAGATGGCTCAGGAGTTGAAGGTTAGCCAGGGCTACCGGGTCGTTCTGGGCGACGTGTCTCCGCGCAGCCCCGCGGAACGGGCCGGCCTCCGCCCCGGCGACATCGTGACCCATCTGGACGGCGAGCGGATGCACAACGGCCGCGAGCTGGACGTAAACCTGTACCCCAAGGTGGGGGCGACCGTGACGCTGGGCGTCGTGCGCGGGGACTCTACCTTCGAGCAGCGGGTGCGCGTGGTCCGGCGCGAGAACCCGTCGGCGCGCTTCAACGAAATGGCCGACGCCGAGGACCACCTCGTGGGGCGCCTCGGCATCCTGGGCCTCCCCCTCACGGATGAGGTGGCCCAACACATCCCCACCCTGCGGGTGCCGTCCGGCGTGGTCGTGGCGGCCAGCAACCGGCCGGCCGCCCCCTGGGGCGACCAGCTCCGCCCGGGCGACGTGATCTATACCGTCGAGGGCAAGCGGGTAAGCGGGCCCGGAGACCTTCGCGCGCTGCTCCGGTCGGACGAGACGGACGGGCGCGTGCTGGCCCATGTGCTCCGCGACGGGACGATGCACTACCTCGTACTGCCGGTAGGGTGA